In Alicyclobacillus macrosporangiidus CPP55, a single window of DNA contains:
- a CDS encoding Ig-like domain-containing protein, translating into MFEVLKGPLRWRRAGGEGMVPRLVWTLATIGFIGAGVTGMWVAYANGGHKQAVAADNMARHLWGQTTPRYVVTVQNGNGTVSTAPPMTVTLTASSSNPFVGQDVTLTATTNQDVDGYALDILDQTTGQWVGTPATSGTTDTATVFLNSPGSHTYVAYVGDPDSTDAPVAESAPLTVTWRIKPVVSLDSVSTVVTGRQITISGTVTYNGQPVPNEAVALSVDQGTLSAQTVKTDSQGRFSVGYIAPSSPGIVTVTATVQSDGLSDSKSFSVVSPYIQSVSFDTSTWPPTVTITGMGFGNQPNTSSNALTVYDTTTVWDAGHSGDAVQTKLVSWSDNKVVFTFNSAYGSGDMSVYGDGQGSWVFRPGDSLVVSITPVNGSALTANVTYPSNAQMPSISLDSLSPVSVGQSETVSGTVTFNGSPLANVAVELKATAGSFQGGNGGTRTSWGTYMVWTDSQGRFSATYTAPQSSGNVTITASSVGVSQSETISVTDITVQLTGQVTNSYGNQFSWTVSANTPVDRLGDYVVLLDQTTGQVVGTMRQGTSQTFYTTITDGLTHTYVANLYDAQGHLLKSSQTLTAYPGHTEATGSYWVPGSCSTTQQCTTTRYLDCSMYCHWVPVTTCTPVTTCTPGHWETSYTYVPPYVS; encoded by the coding sequence ATGTTCGAGGTTCTGAAGGGACCTCTGCGCTGGCGGCGCGCTGGCGGAGAAGGCATGGTACCGCGACTCGTCTGGACATTGGCGACTATCGGGTTTATTGGCGCCGGCGTGACAGGCATGTGGGTGGCATACGCCAATGGCGGGCACAAGCAGGCGGTGGCTGCCGACAACATGGCTCGGCATTTGTGGGGTCAAACCACGCCAAGGTACGTCGTGACCGTACAAAACGGCAATGGCACGGTATCCACGGCGCCGCCGATGACGGTGACGCTAACGGCCAGTTCGTCTAATCCGTTCGTGGGACAAGACGTCACATTGACAGCAACGACAAATCAGGACGTAGACGGGTACGCTCTGGACATCCTTGACCAGACCACCGGCCAGTGGGTCGGGACGCCTGCCACCAGCGGGACAACGGATACCGCGACGGTTTTCTTGAACTCTCCTGGTTCGCACACTTACGTGGCGTATGTTGGCGATCCAGACAGCACGGATGCTCCGGTGGCCGAGTCTGCGCCGCTGACGGTGACGTGGCGTATCAAGCCGGTCGTGAGCCTGGACTCCGTATCCACGGTGGTGACGGGGCGGCAAATCACGATTTCAGGTACGGTGACCTACAACGGCCAGCCGGTACCAAACGAGGCCGTAGCGTTGTCGGTGGATCAAGGTACGCTGAGTGCGCAGACGGTGAAGACGGATTCCCAAGGCAGGTTCTCAGTGGGCTACATCGCGCCTTCGTCGCCCGGAATCGTAACGGTAACAGCCACGGTGCAAAGCGACGGGCTGAGCGACAGCAAGAGCTTCTCGGTGGTGTCGCCGTACATCCAGTCGGTGTCGTTTGATACCAGCACATGGCCGCCGACGGTGACGATCACGGGCATGGGATTCGGGAATCAACCGAACACATCGTCGAACGCATTGACAGTTTATGACACCACAACAGTATGGGATGCCGGGCATTCTGGAGATGCGGTACAGACCAAACTTGTGTCGTGGTCTGACAACAAAGTCGTATTTACATTCAATTCCGCTTATGGAAGCGGTGATATGAGCGTTTATGGAGACGGCCAAGGAAGCTGGGTGTTTCGCCCGGGGGATTCACTCGTTGTTTCTATTACGCCGGTCAACGGGTCTGCCTTGACTGCAAACGTGACGTATCCGTCGAACGCCCAGATGCCGTCCATTTCGTTGGATTCGCTGTCTCCGGTGTCAGTCGGTCAGTCTGAGACGGTCTCCGGTACGGTCACGTTCAATGGCTCGCCTCTTGCGAACGTTGCCGTGGAACTGAAGGCTACGGCCGGATCGTTCCAAGGCGGCAACGGAGGCACGAGAACCAGTTGGGGTACCTACATGGTATGGACGGACTCGCAAGGCAGGTTCTCTGCCACCTACACGGCGCCGCAGAGTTCTGGCAACGTGACAATTACGGCATCGAGTGTCGGCGTGTCACAAAGCGAAACGATTAGCGTGACAGATATTACGGTTCAGCTTACTGGTCAGGTGACAAACAGCTATGGAAACCAGTTTTCGTGGACTGTGAGCGCAAACACTCCAGTGGACCGTCTGGGCGACTATGTGGTGCTGCTGGATCAAACGACGGGCCAAGTTGTGGGCACGATGCGGCAAGGAACGTCGCAGACGTTTTACACGACCATCACGGATGGCCTCACCCACACGTATGTGGCGAACCTGTATGACGCACAGGGTCACTTGTTGAAATCAAGCCAAACGCTGACGGCGTATCCGGGACACACCGAGGCGACAGGTAGTTACTGGGTGCCCGGTTCCTGCTCGACCACGCAGCAGTGCACCACGACACGTTACCTAGATTGTTCTATGTATTGCCATTGGGTGCCGGTAACAACCTGCACGCCTGTCACCACCTGTACACCAGGACACTGGGAGACGAGTTACACGTATGTGCCACCGTATGTCTCCTGA
- a CDS encoding replication-relaxation family protein translates to MILQWRDSDFAPEQQLLGVVFDAGVILRDDLLFLLGWSVHKLKRNLRRLRAKQAEPLIRGVKSSDNHHMYLLTETGIRYVHQMLGIEGKAVTMEAQMNHALGLNAILIRYLRAHGFDGVRWFNTREAADELWFLRKLATGQVDTDLRATAIRPDAILRTRNGFWWVEYDNATENSRQIWRKFQMYVTNLAPLDDSFRHVVWVTKTDARRGFLETIWRRVDHADVRMSFYVETEEVF, encoded by the coding sequence TTGATTCTGCAATGGCGGGACAGTGACTTTGCACCGGAGCAGCAATTGCTCGGGGTGGTATTCGACGCAGGAGTGATTCTTCGGGACGACCTGTTGTTCCTCTTGGGTTGGAGTGTCCACAAGCTGAAGCGAAACCTGCGGCGGCTGCGGGCCAAACAAGCCGAACCCCTGATACGCGGCGTGAAAAGCAGCGACAATCACCACATGTATCTGCTGACTGAGACCGGGATTCGTTACGTCCATCAGATGCTCGGGATCGAGGGCAAGGCCGTTACGATGGAAGCACAGATGAATCATGCCCTGGGGTTGAACGCGATTCTCATACGGTATCTGCGCGCACACGGGTTTGACGGCGTGCGGTGGTTCAACACCCGGGAGGCGGCGGATGAACTGTGGTTTTTGAGGAAGCTGGCAACAGGGCAGGTTGACACGGATTTACGGGCAACAGCCATCCGGCCAGACGCCATCTTGCGGACACGAAACGGGTTTTGGTGGGTCGAGTATGACAACGCCACCGAGAACTCGCGCCAGATCTGGCGCAAGTTCCAGATGTACGTAACCAATCTCGCACCGCTGGACGATTCATTCCGGCATGTGGTCTGGGTCACGAAGACCGATGCTAGGCGCGGGTTTCTGGAGACGATTTGGCGGCGGGTGGACCATGCCGACGTCCGTATGTCGTTTTACGTGGAGACCGAAGAAGTGTTCTGA